One Pseudomonas rhizophila DNA window includes the following coding sequences:
- a CDS encoding MFS transporter yields the protein MTIANTHIDADAEVVQDAAPLPIGSLFALALAAFVTILTEALPAGLLSQISEGLAISEALAGQLVTVYAIGSLLAAIPLTAATQGMRRRSLLLLAIAGFAVANTVTTFSSHYGLTIVARLLGGVSAGLLWALLAGYAARMVPESQKGRAIAIAMVGAPLALSLGVPAGTLLGNLIGWRMSFAIMSLFAVALMVWVRLKVPDFPGQTTDKRLALRQVFTLPGVRSVLCVVLAFVLAHNILFTYIAPFLMAAGLGERIDLVLLVFGGASLLGIWVVGVLIDRHLRALTLASTALFAISALTLGAMSDSLAAIYTAVAAWGVAFGGAGTLFQTAIAKTAGDAADLAQSMLVTAWNVAIAGGGIVGGILLDHLGVVAFAPVLVALLLLTLAVVWSARQYGFAADPQR from the coding sequence ATGACGATTGCCAATACCCATATCGACGCCGATGCCGAGGTCGTTCAAGATGCTGCGCCGCTCCCCATCGGTTCACTGTTCGCCCTCGCGTTGGCGGCGTTCGTGACCATTCTCACCGAAGCCTTGCCCGCCGGCCTTCTCTCACAGATCAGCGAAGGGCTGGCGATCTCCGAAGCCCTCGCCGGCCAGTTGGTCACGGTCTATGCGATAGGGTCCTTGCTGGCGGCCATTCCCTTGACGGCCGCGACCCAAGGCATGCGGCGCCGGTCGCTCTTGCTGCTGGCGATTGCCGGTTTTGCCGTGGCCAATACGGTCACAACGTTTTCGTCCCATTACGGCTTGACGATCGTTGCCCGCTTGCTGGGTGGCGTATCGGCCGGGCTGCTCTGGGCCTTGTTAGCCGGGTATGCCGCGCGCATGGTGCCCGAGAGCCAGAAAGGTCGGGCGATTGCAATTGCCATGGTCGGCGCACCCTTGGCGTTATCCTTGGGCGTACCGGCCGGCACCTTGCTCGGTAATTTGATCGGCTGGCGGATGAGCTTCGCCATCATGAGTTTGTTCGCCGTCGCCTTGATGGTCTGGGTGCGACTCAAAGTGCCTGACTTTCCCGGGCAAACCACCGACAAACGTCTTGCCTTGCGCCAGGTCTTCACCCTGCCAGGCGTTCGCTCGGTGCTGTGTGTGGTGCTGGCCTTTGTTCTGGCGCACAACATTCTCTTTACCTATATCGCCCCGTTCCTGATGGCGGCAGGCCTGGGCGAGCGGATCGACCTGGTGCTGCTGGTCTTCGGGGGCGCCTCGTTGCTGGGCATCTGGGTCGTCGGCGTGCTGATCGATCGCCATCTACGGGCATTGACCCTTGCCAGCACGGCACTTTTCGCCATCTCGGCCCTGACACTGGGCGCCATGAGCGACAGCCTTGCTGCGATCTACACCGCCGTGGCGGCCTGGGGAGTCGCTTTTGGCGGGGCCGGGACGTTGTTCCAAACGGCAATTGCCAAGACGGCCGGAGACGCGGCGGATCTCGCCCAGTCGATGCTGGTCACGGCCTGGAACGTCGCCATTGCCGGCGGCGGGATCGTGGGGGGCATCCTGCTCGATCATCTGGGTGTCGTTGCGTTTGCGCCTGTGCTGGTCGCGCTCTTGCTGCTGACGTTGGCGGTGGTGTGGTCCGCCCGGCAGTATGGGTTTGCAGCAGACCCTCAACGATAG
- a CDS encoding LysR family transcriptional regulator gives MESLSGIDFFVRAAETRSFSEAGRALGISSSAVGKSVARLEERLGVRLFHRSTRSITLTAEGTLFLERCRRILCEVEAAELELSETRKAPRGKLRVSLPLVADLVMPTLMAFMRRYPSIELDLDFSDRLVDIIEEGFDAVIRTGEPNDSRLMSRPLGAFKLVVVGSPRYFAEHGTPQVPADLLRHACLLYKFPSTGRLQVWPVNGEGQSDLNLPATLVCNTTEALLYVVRDALGIACVPDFTVRDAIVAGELVTVLDEFNRHQSTFRMLWPSSKHLAPKLRVFIDFMSSELFK, from the coding sequence GTGGAATCACTGAGCGGGATTGATTTTTTTGTTCGCGCGGCCGAAACCCGCAGCTTTTCAGAGGCGGGCAGGGCGCTTGGCATTTCGTCTTCGGCGGTGGGTAAAAGCGTGGCCCGACTCGAGGAAAGGCTGGGTGTGCGGCTGTTTCATCGCAGCACGCGCAGTATCACGCTGACGGCAGAAGGGACGCTTTTCCTCGAGCGTTGCCGACGCATTCTCTGCGAAGTCGAAGCGGCCGAATTGGAACTGTCGGAAACCCGCAAAGCGCCGCGGGGCAAATTGCGCGTGAGCTTGCCCCTGGTTGCAGATTTGGTCATGCCGACGCTGATGGCTTTCATGCGCCGCTACCCCAGTATCGAATTGGACCTGGATTTCTCCGATAGGCTGGTGGACATCATTGAGGAAGGTTTTGATGCCGTCATTCGGACCGGAGAGCCAAACGACTCCCGGCTGATGTCCCGCCCGTTAGGCGCGTTCAAGCTCGTCGTGGTCGGTTCGCCCCGGTACTTCGCCGAACACGGCACACCGCAGGTGCCGGCGGATCTGCTGCGCCATGCCTGCCTGCTATACAAATTCCCCAGCACTGGCAGGCTGCAGGTCTGGCCGGTGAACGGGGAAGGGCAGTCCGATCTCAACCTGCCGGCCACCCTGGTCTGCAACACCACCGAGGCGTTGCTGTACGTCGTGCGCGATGCATTGGGGATTGCCTGCGTACCGGATTTCACCGTGCGCGATGCCATCGTCGCCGGTGAGCTGGTCACCGTCCTCGACGAGTTCAATCGGCATCAGAGCACCTTCCGCATGCTCTGGCCCTCAAGCAAGCACCTGGCGCCGAAACTGCGGGTGTTCATTGATTTCATGAGCAGCGAATTGTTCAAGTGA
- a CDS encoding SDR family NAD(P)-dependent oxidoreductase: MPNATGQNPVALVSGVGSEIGIGMAIARRLGTAGARLIVTASSARINDRVAELRAEGFDVQGRAIDLTDEHQVREFIPWAESLWGQIDILVNNAGMAMQGSPELFSDLETMDLHTWNLTLARNLTTAFLLTRAVLPGMRARRYGRIVNISSTTGTRCSNPGEAAYSAAKAAMVGMSMSLALEVAQQGITVNSVAPGWISTGSTTAEEAKAAGYTPMGRAGRPEEVAAVVAFLASSEASYLTGEVIVVDGGNCLVENKAP; the protein is encoded by the coding sequence ATGCCAAACGCAACCGGACAGAACCCTGTGGCCCTTGTCAGCGGGGTTGGAAGTGAGATTGGGATCGGCATGGCCATCGCGCGCAGACTGGGGACTGCAGGTGCCAGACTGATCGTCACCGCCAGCAGTGCGCGAATCAATGATCGGGTCGCAGAACTGCGTGCCGAAGGATTCGACGTCCAAGGGCGGGCCATCGATCTTACCGATGAGCATCAGGTGCGTGAGTTTATCCCATGGGCAGAGTCCCTCTGGGGGCAGATCGATATTCTGGTCAACAACGCGGGCATGGCCATGCAAGGAAGCCCGGAGTTATTTTCCGACTTGGAAACCATGGATCTGCACACCTGGAACCTGACACTGGCGCGAAACCTGACCACGGCTTTTCTGCTTACACGGGCGGTGCTGCCCGGGATGCGGGCGCGTCGTTACGGGCGCATCGTCAACATCAGTTCCACTACCGGCACCCGCTGCAGTAACCCCGGCGAAGCGGCTTACAGCGCCGCAAAGGCCGCGATGGTTGGAATGAGCATGAGCCTGGCGCTTGAAGTCGCCCAGCAAGGGATCACTGTAAACAGCGTCGCTCCCGGCTGGATCAGCACAGGGTCGACCACTGCCGAGGAAGCCAAGGCGGCAGGTTACACGCCGATGGGCCGGGCCGGACGTCCCGAAGAGGTGGCTGCAGTGGTTGCTTTCCTGGCGTCTTCAGAGGCGAGCTACCTCACTGGCGAAGTCATCGTGGTGGATGGCGGAAACTGTTTGGTCGAGAACAAGGCCCCTTGA
- a CDS encoding TIGR02270 family protein — protein MLPISSMIEQHAEEACFLILLHDHAVRAPHYDLDDLSKLDERIDAHLDGLRIAGSTGLEILLAQLGPHAVGETFASVLLAFEAADVKMLSRLSDHLRSASETERGYLMALGWLDWERISPWIERMFASPEPLFHRLGLAACGMHRHDPGPALLTGLSDAAPNVLARAARTAGELRRRDLLPAIRTHRQHEDAATRFWANWATAQMGDAQALEPLRQFAGQPGQFQYRALCVLLAWQEREPSIAWIRQLVQDPRDRRIGIQALGLLGDPVCVPWLIQQMSDLPYARVAGEAFSLITGADLALLDLELQDLPDFDAGPNDDPQDTNVAMDPDENLPWPDPQLITAWWQAHGGDFQAGVGYVLGQMQSEASFRQALAHGQQRQRIAAACGVARFRPNEVLFPTSAPAWRQQQLLGRTGVFGR, from the coding sequence ATGCTCCCTATCTCCTCAATGATCGAGCAACATGCCGAAGAAGCTTGCTTCCTCATCCTCCTGCACGATCACGCCGTGCGCGCCCCCCACTACGACCTTGATGATCTCAGCAAACTGGACGAGCGCATCGATGCCCATCTCGATGGCCTGCGCATCGCCGGCTCAACGGGCCTGGAAATCCTGCTGGCCCAGCTCGGTCCGCACGCCGTCGGCGAGACGTTCGCCAGTGTGTTGCTGGCCTTCGAGGCGGCCGATGTGAAGATGTTGTCGCGACTCAGCGATCATTTGCGAAGCGCGTCAGAAACGGAGCGCGGTTATCTGATGGCCCTGGGGTGGCTCGACTGGGAGCGTATATCGCCTTGGATCGAGCGCATGTTCGCCTCCCCTGAGCCGTTGTTTCACCGCCTCGGCCTGGCGGCCTGCGGGATGCATCGCCATGATCCTGGCCCCGCGCTGCTTACCGGACTTTCCGATGCCGCCCCCAACGTGCTGGCGCGTGCCGCCCGTACCGCCGGTGAACTGCGCCGGCGTGACCTGCTCCCGGCGATTCGTACCCACCGCCAGCATGAAGATGCCGCCACGCGCTTCTGGGCCAACTGGGCCACCGCACAGATGGGCGACGCGCAAGCCCTGGAGCCATTGCGACAATTCGCCGGGCAACCGGGCCAGTTCCAGTATCGCGCGCTCTGCGTACTGCTGGCCTGGCAGGAACGCGAGCCCAGCATCGCCTGGATACGCCAGTTGGTACAGGATCCCAGGGATCGGCGCATCGGCATCCAGGCCCTTGGGCTGCTGGGCGATCCGGTCTGTGTACCGTGGTTGATCCAGCAAATGAGCGACCTGCCCTATGCCCGGGTCGCCGGTGAAGCCTTCAGCCTGATCACCGGCGCTGACCTGGCGTTGCTTGATCTGGAGTTGCAGGACCTGCCCGATTTCGACGCCGGCCCGAACGATGACCCGCAAGACACCAACGTGGCGATGGACCCCGACGAAAATCTACCCTGGCCCGACCCGCAGCTCATCACCGCTTGGTGGCAGGCCCATGGCGGTGATTTCCAGGCAGGCGTCGGTTATGTGCTGGGACAAATGCAGAGCGAAGCCAGTTTTCGGCAGGCCCTTGCCCACGGCCAGCAACGCCAGCGCATCGCTGCCGCCTGCGGTGTCGCCCGTTTTCGACCAAACGAAGTGCTTTTTCCCACCAGCGCACCGGCCTGGCGGCAACAGCAGTTGTTGGGGAGGACGGGGGTGTTCGGGCGTTGA